The genomic stretch CCCACTCCCCGGAAGCAAAAGCGGGCACGGCCCGCTGATGGCTCGGTGCGGCGTCACCGAGCCGAGCATCCCCACCAGGTGTGGGCCATGGACTTCCAGTTCGACGCCACCGCTGATGGCCGCAGACTCAAGTTCCTGAACGTGATCGACGAGCACAGCCGTCTGTGCCTGGCAATCCGGGTGGGACGGCGCTGCAAGGCCAAGGATGTGGTGGCCGTGCTGGAGGAGCTCACCAGCCTCTATCCGGCGCCGGCCTTCATCCGCAGCGACAACAGCCCGGAGTTCATCGCCAAGGCCCTACGGGACTGGTGTGAGGCCAGCACCACCACCAGTACGGCCTACATCGCGCCGGGATCACCGTGGGAGAACGGCTTTGCCGAGTCGTTCAACGGCCGGTTCCGGGATGAGTTCCTCAACACCGAGTTGTTCACCACAGCCCCGGAGGCTCAGATCCTGGCCGATCGCTGGCGCTGGGAGTACAACTCACTCAGGCCGCACTCGGCCCTCCAGGGGCTGACGCCCCTGGAGGCAGCTCAACAGGGAGCTGCCGCATGACCACGACCACCCACTCTCATAAGCCCTGGACTAACAAAGGGGGTCACGTCACACCACCCCGACCTGGGGCAAGGCGTAAGGCTGACGAAAGAGGTGGATCAACCTCTGCGAGCACCGCGGCTGGCCAGGCCTGCGCTGGCCTCAGCACGCACCACCACCGGAGCAGGATCGCCATAGGCAGAGTCGGCGATGTATGGGGTGGCCACATCGCTATCGCTGCTCAGCAGACCCGAGACGATGCCGGAATCGATGGAGTAACGGCCGGGACCATTCAGCAGGATCGCCAGGCTTCCGCCCAGATAGAGCACCACCAGCTCGAGCAGATAGATGTTGAAGCCACTGGTGAGGATGTGGTGGTAACCCGCCACCGCCATCGTGCCCACCAGTGCCAGGGCGCCGATCGGGGTGAGGAACCCGAGGATGACGAACCAGGAACCGAGGATCTCGGAAAGACCAGCCACATGGGCCATGAACAGCGGGACTGGCATGTGCAGCGGCACCAGGTAGGCCGCAGCGAAGCTTTCCGGATCAGCCAGCTTCTCCTGGCCGTGGTGGATCATCATCGTGCCAATCGCCAGGCGCAGAACCAGAAGGCCGGTGTTGGCGAGAACGTCGTCTTTGAGGAAGTAACGGCTCAGGAAGCTGGACATCGGATCAGGGGTGGAATGGGTGCGTGCGGGAGAGGGCAAGGCGGGGAGAAGGGTGTACGAGCGGAGCCGGCTGCGGCTGCTCAGTTCTGGGGGTTGAAGGGGTTGGAGAGTCTGTAGGCCCAGAGAGCAACGCTGGCGGTCATGAAGCCCAGAAACACTTCGAGCAGGGTGAGGGTGGTCATCGCGTCGGGATCAAGCTTTTTCCAGCATGGCTCGCTGGATTAAGAAATGTGAGGAGCCCTTTCCAGCTGGTGGCGTGCTTCTGCTCGCGGCTCGCCCTGCGGCAGGGCAGAGTGTTTACATTCCGCAACGTCCCTCCATGACCGTCGGAGAGCTGTTCATCGAGTCCCTGTCCAGCGGGGTGATCACCCCCCATGAGCTCGATTGGGTGGTGGAGCAACAGCCCGGGTTTTCGCGCTTGGAAGAGGCCACAGCGCTGAGGCTCGGCCGCCTGATCGATCAAGGAGACATCCAGCTCGGCTGCCGCCTGCCAGCTGCCAAGCTCCACAACGATTCGGTCCGTGAGCACTGGATCGAGCCCCTCGGCCGGAGACGTCACAACCACAGCCCCGGCAGCCAGCAGTGAGGAGAGCTGGAGGTCTCATCAGCTCGCTGGGGTCTGGTGCCCTCCTGGCTCAAGGACACCTTCAGCCACTCCAGACCCACTCAATGCCCGCAGTGAAACCGTGGCCAGCAAACCCTTCTTCCTGGGGCCCTGGCGACCTCGTCGCTGCCTCATCCCAGCCGATGGCTTCTACGAGTGGCGACCGCCCGACACCCAGGGCCCTCAGACGAGATCCGCACGCAAGCATCCCTACTGGATCCGCAGGCAGAACCACGGCCACTTCTGGCTGGGAGGGCTGTGGGACCGCTGGTCTTCGCCTGACGGCAGCAGCCTGGAGACCTGCTGCATCCTGACCACCACCGCGAATGCCCTGCTCCGCCCGATCCATGACCGCATGCCGGTGGTGATCCCAGACGGGCTGGAAGACACCTGGTTGCTGGCCAGCGGGGCCGATGAACTCCGTTCGCTCGAGCCCCTT from Synechococcus sp. CBW1107 encodes the following:
- a CDS encoding SOS response-associated peptidase, yielding MSTGSSPSAGDVTTTAPAASSEESWRSHQLAGVWCPPGSRTPSATPDPLNARSETVASKPFFLGPWRPRRCLIPADGFYEWRPPDTQGPQTRSARKHPYWIRRQNHGHFWLGGLWDRWSSPDGSSLETCCILTTTANALLRPIHDRMPVVIPDGLEDTWLLASGADELRSLEPLLLPWQPAGWEAAPVDLS
- a CDS encoding DoxX family protein, which produces MSSFLSRYFLKDDVLANTGLLVLRLAIGTMMIHHGQEKLADPESFAAAYLVPLHMPVPLFMAHVAGLSEILGSWFVILGFLTPIGALALVGTMAVAGYHHILTSGFNIYLLELVVLYLGGSLAILLNGPGRYSIDSGIVSGLLSSDSDVATPYIADSAYGDPAPVVVRAEASAGLASRGARRG